The Microbacterium sp. zg-Y1090 sequence CGATCACCGTCCAGCAGCTGCGCGAGCGCCAGGGCACTCCGCTCATCGATGTGCGCGAAGAGCACGAGTTCGCCGCCGGCCACGTGCCCGGTGCGGTGAACCTGCCGATGTCGCAGCTGGGCGACCTGCTCGATCGTCTGCCCGACGAGCCGTTCGACGTCATCTGCCAGGCCGGCGGCCGCTCCGCGCAGGTGGTGACCGCGCTCGAGCAGCGCGGCTACGACGCCACCAATGTGGCGGGCGGCACCGGGGAGTGGATCGCTTCAGGCTTTCCCGTCGAGCACTGACGTGACCAGGCTCACCCTCATCTCCAAGCCCGACTGCCACCTCTGCGACGTGGCGCGGGAGGTCGTCGAGACCGTCGTCGCCGAGTTGCCCGAAGAGAGCGTCACCGTCGACGAGCTGTCGATCCAGGACGACCAGGCTCTCCACGACCTGTGGTGGGAGAAGATCCCGGTCGTCCTCGTCGACGGTCGGCTGCACGCCCACTGGCGCGTCTCGCCCGACCGGCTGCGCGCCGCACTGACCGAGGAGGTCTCCCGATGATCCGTCACGTCGCGGCGTTCAAGCTCGCCGATGCTGACCCCGCCGTGCGCTCGGCGCAGGCTGCCGAGGCCGCGCGCCGGCTCACCGCGCTCGTGGGCGTGGTGCCGTCGCTGCGCGCCATGAGCGCCGGCGCCGAGGCACTGCACCTTCCCGGCAACTGGGACCTCGTGCTGGTGGCGGACTTCGACGACGCCGCCGGTCTCGACGCCTACCAGGTGCATCCCGCGCACGAAGAGGTCGCGGCCTTCATCGGCGGCCTGCGCTCCGACCGCGCCGCCGTGGACTTCGAGGTCTGAGCCGCCTCAGCCGCGCAGGCGCGCGTTCAGCCCCGCCGATTCGTCCTCGCTGAGTCCCCCGGCACGCAGATACGCTTCCGATCCGCCGCGCTCGTCGACCCAGGCCAGTGCCGCCTCGATGGCGGATGCCGGTGCGCCGGCGATCAGCGTGGTCAGGGCCGGTGTCAGCGGCACGCCCATGCCGGTGACGAGGGAGAACATCTGGTCCGCCCACGCGCCGGACAGGTTGCGCTCGGAGGCGGTGTAGTCCGCCACGATCGCGTCACGCTCCACGCCGACCGTGTCGAGGATGAGGGCCATGGCGACGCCGGTGCGGTCCTTGCCCGCCGTGCAGTGCAGGAGCACCCCCGAGGATTGCTCGACGGGAGCCGCCACCGTGCGGGCGGCCTCGGCGAATGCGGTGGCGCCGTGCTCGAGCATCCGCGCGTAGATCTCCTCCAGGGTGGGGAGCTGCTCCAGGGCGTCGGCGATCGCCTGCTCCGCAGCACCCCGGTCGCCCGATTGCCGTCCCATCTGCATCGCCTGCTGGGCGAGCCCGGTGAGGGCGCCCTCCAGCAGCGGCAGCCGGACGGTGTGGAAGGCGCGGCTGGCGGGCAGCCGGTCGGGAGCCATCTGCTGCTCGAAGGGGGTGCGGAAGTCGACGATCACCTCGATGTCGCTTTCGGCGAGCTGCCCGAGGCCGTCGGCGGTGAGTCCGCCCAGCGCGTCGGAGCGGAACAGGACGCCCGCCGCCGTCGAGCCTCCGCCCCGCAGCGGCATCCCGCCGGCATCGCGGAAGTTGACGGTGCCTTCGAGCCTGTCGATCATGGGCCGAGCCTAACGCGGCGCGCGGGCCCACGCCCTGGCCGCCCCCGGGGAGGAGGCTGCCCGGGGGTCGGTCTAGCGGTGTGCGTCGGCCGTCGGGCCGTCGATGCTCAGGCGGTCGGTCCGGCGATTGCGTACGAAGACGATCGCGATCACGGCCGCCGCCATCATCCCGATCGCAGCGGCGACGAACGTCGCACTGTAGCCTTCGACGAGCACAGCGGGGGAGGGCAGGCCCGACCCGTGGGGTCCCACGACCGAGGCGTACACCGCCGTGAACACCGACAGCCCGATGGAACCGCCGATCTGCATGGCCGAGTTGGCCGTCGCGGACGCGACGCCGGCATCGTGCGCGGGAACGCCGGCGAGTGCCAGGTTCTGCAGGGGCACGAAGATGAACGCCATCCCGACCCCCATCACGATCAGCGCGGGGAGCACCTCCAGCGCGTACGAGCCTCCGGTGATACGGGAGAGCAGCAGCAGGCTCCCAGCCACGACGACGGGACCCGTGATCATGAGCGGCCGCGGGCCGATGCGCCCCAGCAGCGAGGTCACCAGTGGCGCAGTGAGCATCGTCGCGAGGGGCAGGGGCAGGCTCGCCATGCCCGCCGTCAGTGCCGTCATGCCGAGGACGAGCTGCAGGTGGAAGGTGAGATACAGCGTCGCCCCGATCATGACGCTGCCGGCGACGGCCTGGATGAGGAAGGCGCCGGCACGCACACGGTCGGTGACGACGTGCAGCGGCAGCAGGGGGTTGGCGGCGCGCGTCTCGATCCACACGAACAGGGCGATCAGCGCGACACCGGTGACGAGGAAGCCGACGGTCGCCGGATTGCCCCAGCCGAACTCCGCCAGGCTGAAGCCGTAGACGAGCGAGCCGAGCCCCAGGGTCACCGTCACTGCGCCCCGGATATCGTACCGGTTCTCGCCCTCCGCCTTGGACTCGCGCAGGAACAGTGCCGCGCCCACGAGGCCGACGACGACGAAGACGAGGTTCACCAGCAGGCACCAGCGCCAGCTGAAGAACTCCGTGAGCAGGCCGCCGAGCGCGAGCCCGACAGCCGCGCCCGCGCCGGCGACTGTGCCGAACACGGCGAAGGCGGTGTTGCGGTCCCGTCCCGTCGGGAACGTCACCGTCAGCAGGGCCAGGGCCGCCGGCGCCAGAAGTGCGGCGAACACGCCCTGCAGGCCGCGGGCGAGGATCAGCTCGGCGCCGGTCTGGGCCAGCCCGCCCCACAGCGAGGCGATGCCGAAGCCCACCATGCCCACCATGAAGGTGCGCTTGCGGCCCCAGTAGTCGGCGATGCGGCCGCCCAGAAACAGCAGCGCTCCGAACGCGAGGGCGTAGGCGGTGACGACCCACTGGCGTGCGCTGTCGGTGAGGTCGAGGGCGGCCTGGGCCTGGGGCAGCGCGATGTTCACGATCGTGCCGTCGAGGACGACCACGAGCTGTGTGAGCGACAGCACGGCGAGGGCCCACCAGCGGGTGCGCGGGGACAGGGGTGAAGACATGGAAAAACCTCCGGGTGTCTGGGTGAGAGATGCCGGAGGTTTCGAGCCTCGGACCGCAGCGGAAGAGTCGTGCGACCACCTCGCGCAGGGGGCGAGCGAACCTCCAGTTTACCCTCCGCCGGCACCGGCAGGCCGCCACCGACCCCCCTAGTCGCGGTGTCGGGGCGTCACTATGCTCACCGCCATGACGGTCAGAGAGCATGCCACAGACAGCAGACCGCACCACCCCACGCCCGCGTTCGCGCAGCCCAAGCTCATCGCCTTCGTCTTCTTGGGGGGCATGGTCGGGGTGGCCGCACGACTCGGGCTCAC is a genomic window containing:
- a CDS encoding rhodanese-like domain-containing protein produces the protein MKSITVQQLRERQGTPLIDVREEHEFAAGHVPGAVNLPMSQLGDLLDRLPDEPFDVICQAGGRSAQVVTALEQRGYDATNVAGGTGEWIASGFPVEH
- a CDS encoding glutaredoxin family protein, with translation MTRLTLISKPDCHLCDVAREVVETVVAELPEESVTVDELSIQDDQALHDLWWEKIPVVLVDGRLHAHWRVSPDRLRAALTEEVSR
- a CDS encoding Dabb family protein, translating into MIRHVAAFKLADADPAVRSAQAAEAARRLTALVGVVPSLRAMSAGAEALHLPGNWDLVLVADFDDAAGLDAYQVHPAHEEVAAFIGGLRSDRAAVDFEV
- a CDS encoding tyrosine-protein phosphatase — its product is MIDRLEGTVNFRDAGGMPLRGGGSTAAGVLFRSDALGGLTADGLGQLAESDIEVIVDFRTPFEQQMAPDRLPASRAFHTVRLPLLEGALTGLAQQAMQMGRQSGDRGAAEQAIADALEQLPTLEEIYARMLEHGATAFAEAARTVAAPVEQSSGVLLHCTAGKDRTGVAMALILDTVGVERDAIVADYTASERNLSGAWADQMFSLVTGMGVPLTPALTTLIAGAPASAIEAALAWVDERGGSEAYLRAGGLSEDESAGLNARLRG
- a CDS encoding MFS transporter yields the protein MSSPLSPRTRWWALAVLSLTQLVVVLDGTIVNIALPQAQAALDLTDSARQWVVTAYALAFGALLFLGGRIADYWGRKRTFMVGMVGFGIASLWGGLAQTGAELILARGLQGVFAALLAPAALALLTVTFPTGRDRNTAFAVFGTVAGAGAAVGLALGGLLTEFFSWRWCLLVNLVFVVVGLVGAALFLRESKAEGENRYDIRGAVTVTLGLGSLVYGFSLAEFGWGNPATVGFLVTGVALIALFVWIETRAANPLLPLHVVTDRVRAGAFLIQAVAGSVMIGATLYLTFHLQLVLGMTALTAGMASLPLPLATMLTAPLVTSLLGRIGPRPLMITGPVVVAGSLLLLSRITGGSYALEVLPALIVMGVGMAFIFVPLQNLALAGVPAHDAGVASATANSAMQIGGSIGLSVFTAVYASVVGPHGSGLPSPAVLVEGYSATFVAAAIGMMAAAVIAIVFVRNRRTDRLSIDGPTADAHR